One Bosea sp. 685 DNA segment encodes these proteins:
- a CDS encoding LysR family transcriptional regulator, giving the protein MDRFGDLDVFAHVVTAKSMSAAGRQLNLSPAVISKRIRRLEERLGVRLLQRTTRQLSLTEAGQGFYERVVSVLSSIEDAEAWVASGAGQARGTLRVSAPTSFGRLHIAPHLKPFLDAHPQVTVDLILGDAFVDIVGEGFDLAVRIADLQDSSLVAKRLAPNHRVLCATPGYLATAGTPGSIEDLARHTLIAHNADHWRLDGPGGPVSVRVNGPLRTNSSEVVREALLAGLGIALRSTWDVGPELKSGALQRVLPEYSVGKRVAVYAVYPSRRHMEQKVRAFVDYLGELYGATPYWDEGLGL; this is encoded by the coding sequence ATGGACCGGTTCGGCGATCTCGACGTCTTCGCCCATGTCGTCACGGCCAAGAGCATGTCGGCGGCGGGCCGCCAGCTCAACCTCTCGCCGGCCGTCATCTCCAAGCGCATCCGGCGCCTGGAGGAGCGGCTCGGCGTGCGGCTGCTGCAGCGCACGACGCGGCAGCTCTCGCTGACCGAGGCCGGCCAGGGCTTCTATGAGCGCGTGGTCTCGGTGCTGTCCTCGATCGAGGATGCCGAGGCCTGGGTCGCCAGCGGCGCGGGCCAGGCGCGCGGCACATTGCGCGTCTCGGCGCCGACCTCGTTTGGGCGGCTGCATATCGCGCCGCATCTCAAGCCCTTCCTCGACGCGCATCCGCAGGTGACGGTCGATCTGATCCTGGGCGACGCCTTCGTCGACATCGTCGGTGAAGGCTTCGATCTGGCGGTGCGCATCGCCGACCTGCAGGATTCGAGCCTTGTCGCCAAGCGGCTCGCGCCGAATCACCGCGTGCTTTGCGCCACGCCGGGCTATCTCGCCACGGCCGGCACGCCCGGCTCCATCGAGGATCTGGCGCGCCATACGCTGATCGCACACAACGCCGACCATTGGCGCTTGGACGGGCCGGGCGGGCCGGTCAGCGTGCGCGTCAACGGGCCCTTGCGGACCAATTCGAGCGAGGTGGTGCGCGAGGCGCTGCTGGCCGGCCTCGGCATCGCGCTGCGCTCGACCTGGGATGTCGGGCCGGAGCTGAAATCGGGCGCCTTGCAGCGCGTCCTGCCGGAGTATTCCGTCGGCAAGCGCGTCGCGGTCTACGCGGTTTATCCCAGCCGCCGGCATATGGAGCAGAAGGTGCGCGCCTTCGTCGACTATCTCGGCGAGCTCTATGGCGCGACGCCATACTGGGACGAGGGGCTGGGGTTGTGA
- a CDS encoding AbrB family transcriptional regulator yields the protein MSAPEPPAFGAVVDAMALFGYPSTRPAVLGREAVTIGIAWLGGAAFALLGAPAAWLSGSMLLSATVAFLRPLPVLRRSWFDSTVLLSGTIIGSAATPEALAAAARYPASLVVLLLGMAAIMILTGAYLRFVARWSWIDALLASAPGALATVLAVAQAKGANIGRISVVQLFRLLVLVALLPGAMQLSGAHSAAPAPPADIVGADTMLFVLLCGLAVGLVFERLRMAAPMMFGATFASAVLHGTGLVHGTLPPEIQTAVLVLLGSTMGGRIAHIPRPELLGLFPLAVGGFFVSIAVAFAFAWPAAQLAGVPYASAMTAFAPGGLEAMAMLAFAMGLDTLYVGSHHLTRFLLIGLAMPFIVAKMKEEPPKG from the coding sequence ATGAGTGCGCCGGAGCCGCCCGCTTTTGGCGCGGTCGTGGATGCGATGGCGCTTTTCGGTTATCCCTCGACGCGACCGGCTGTTCTGGGTCGTGAGGCCGTGACCATCGGTATCGCCTGGCTTGGCGGTGCCGCCTTCGCCCTGCTGGGCGCGCCTGCGGCCTGGCTGTCAGGTTCGATGCTGCTGAGCGCGACGGTTGCCTTCCTGCGCCCGCTCCCTGTTCTGCGCCGGTCGTGGTTCGATTCGACGGTGCTCCTGTCCGGCACGATCATCGGCTCGGCGGCGACGCCCGAGGCGCTCGCCGCCGCTGCCCGCTACCCGGCCTCGCTCGTCGTGCTTCTGCTCGGCATGGCGGCGATCATGATCCTGACCGGGGCGTATCTGCGCTTTGTCGCGCGCTGGTCCTGGATCGATGCCCTGCTCGCCTCGGCGCCGGGCGCGCTCGCGACGGTGCTGGCCGTGGCGCAGGCGAAGGGCGCTAATATTGGCCGGATCTCGGTCGTTCAGCTCTTTCGCCTGCTTGTCCTGGTGGCGCTGCTCCCGGGCGCGATGCAGCTGAGCGGGGCCCATTCGGCGGCGCCGGCACCGCCCGCCGATATCGTCGGGGCCGACACGATGCTGTTCGTGCTGCTCTGCGGCCTGGCGGTCGGGCTCGTCTTCGAGCGGCTGCGCATGGCGGCGCCGATGATGTTCGGCGCGACCTTCGCCAGCGCCGTCCTGCACGGTACGGGGCTCGTCCACGGCACATTGCCACCCGAGATCCAGACGGCCGTGCTGGTGTTGCTGGGCTCCACGATGGGAGGGCGTATCGCGCATATCCCCCGGCCGGAGCTTCTGGGATTGTTCCCGCTTGCTGTCGGCGGCTTCTTCGTCTCGATCGCCGTTGCCTTCGCCTTCGCCTGGCCGGCGGCCCAGCTGGCTGGCGTGCCCTATGCCAGCGCGATGACCGCTTTCGCGCCGGGCGGGCTCGAGGCGATGGCGATGCTCGCCTTCGCCATGGGGCTCGACACGCTCTATGTCGGCTCCCACCATCTCACGCGCTTCCTGCTGATCGGCTTGGCGATGCCGTTCATCGTGGCGAAGATGAAGGAGGAGCCGCCGAAGGGGTGA
- a CDS encoding PAS domain-containing hybrid sensor histidine kinase/response regulator, translated as MIPAWSVILVALAYLCGLFAVAHIADTSGHRLITGRARATIYALALGVYCTSWTFYGSVGFANRAGFDFLGIYVGPILVIGFGHRFVARIVEIAKSQNITSIADFVGARYGKSERVAALVCIVAVIGALPYIALQLKAVANSLSVFLIATGGHALTPDVPVLNDLAFLVAMVLAGFACAFGTRHIDATEHQDGLVIAIAVESLIKLVAFLVLGVFIVYGLFDGAGDLLAKAARLPNGAPPLWERTSSWPTFLTLTLLSSCAALLLARQFHMTIVENRDARDVRRAAWMFPLYLILINLFVLPLAMAGEVLMPGADIDRDMTVLLLPLQSEASLLALIVFVGGLSAATAMVIVASVALAIMISNHLVMPLLLRGRGGLSDPARSMAMLTAQRGGSSNSNGTTGGDLGSQVVIIRRAAILLVILLGYAYYRVAGEAALVSIGLLSFAATAQIAPAFFGGLVWRRGTALGAAAGLTIGILAWTYTLLLPSLAHPGSLWEALVTEGPYGIAALRPEALLGLDLPALPHGVVWSLGLNILAYVGFSLLRPANAMERLQANAFVESDKATMAQSFSLWRSSVTEAELQSTIGRYLGQERTQRAFEGFASGRGEAPNANREADIHMLRFGEHLLSSAIGAASSRLVLSLLLRRRNLSTEAAFKLLDDASAALQYNRDILQHGLDHAGQGITVLDRNLRLLAWNQAFIQLYDLPPSLVRFGTGLDEVVRYNAARGAYGDGQQDELMAARLESFVRDREPVRLKLYPSKKVIEIRSNPLPDGGLVTTYTDITQEVQAHEELERTNETLERRVAERTEEILRVNTELQRAKAEADEANASKTRFLAAASHDILQPLNAARLYATSLVERDRAAGSPDLAENIDASLDAVEEILTALLEISRLDGGALKPELTAFRVDELMRQLQREFEPSAQEKGLKLVFMPTALALRSDRRLLRRLLQNLVSNAIKYTPNGKIVVGCRRRGAQVSVEVLDTGLGIPQSKQKTVFREFQRLDQGAKVARGLGLGLSIVQRIARTLDHRLTLVSTPGRGTRFSVLVPRASPLPAMSTSAAPRHAPAGQLAGLKLLVLDNEPAILDGMKQLLGGWGCTVTIAASVEEAQLSLRAHGDPDVLIADYHLDHGNGLTAISTLRQRSSAAMPAILLTADRTPQVREAAAALDVHLLNKPLKPAALRALLAQWRATRLAAE; from the coding sequence ATGATCCCCGCTTGGTCCGTGATCCTGGTGGCGCTGGCCTATCTGTGCGGCCTGTTTGCGGTCGCCCATATCGCCGACACCTCCGGGCACAGGCTGATCACCGGCCGGGCGCGCGCGACGATCTATGCGCTGGCGCTCGGCGTCTATTGCACCTCCTGGACCTTCTACGGCTCCGTCGGCTTCGCCAACCGGGCCGGCTTCGACTTCCTGGGCATCTATGTCGGGCCGATCCTGGTGATCGGCTTCGGCCACCGCTTCGTCGCGCGCATCGTCGAGATCGCCAAATCGCAGAACATCACCTCGATCGCCGATTTCGTCGGCGCGCGCTACGGCAAGAGCGAGCGTGTGGCGGCCCTGGTCTGCATCGTCGCGGTCATCGGCGCGCTGCCCTATATCGCGCTCCAGCTCAAGGCGGTGGCGAATTCCCTGTCGGTCTTCCTGATCGCGACCGGCGGCCATGCCCTGACGCCTGACGTTCCGGTCCTGAACGACCTCGCCTTCCTGGTGGCGATGGTGCTGGCGGGCTTCGCCTGCGCCTTCGGCACGCGCCATATCGATGCCACCGAGCACCAGGACGGCCTCGTCATCGCGATCGCGGTGGAGTCGCTGATCAAGCTCGTCGCCTTCCTCGTGCTCGGCGTCTTCATCGTCTACGGTCTGTTCGACGGTGCCGGCGATCTCCTCGCCAAGGCGGCGCGGCTGCCCAACGGCGCGCCGCCGCTCTGGGAGCGGACCTCGAGCTGGCCGACCTTTCTGACCCTGACCCTGCTCTCCTCCTGCGCCGCGCTGCTGCTGGCGCGGCAGTTCCACATGACGATCGTCGAGAACCGCGACGCCCGCGACGTCCGCCGCGCGGCCTGGATGTTTCCGCTCTACCTCATCCTGATCAATCTCTTCGTGCTGCCCTTGGCGATGGCCGGCGAAGTGCTGATGCCGGGCGCCGATATCGACCGCGACATGACCGTGCTGCTGCTGCCGCTGCAGAGCGAGGCCAGCCTGCTCGCGCTGATCGTCTTCGTCGGCGGGCTCTCGGCCGCGACCGCGATGGTGATCGTCGCCTCGGTCGCGCTCGCCATCATGATCTCGAACCACCTCGTCATGCCGCTGCTGCTGCGCGGGCGCGGCGGCCTGAGCGACCCTGCCAGGTCGATGGCGATGCTGACCGCGCAGCGCGGCGGCAGCAGCAACAGCAACGGCACGACGGGCGGCGATCTCGGCTCGCAGGTGGTGATCATTCGCCGCGCCGCGATCCTGCTCGTGATCCTGCTCGGCTATGCCTATTACCGCGTCGCCGGCGAGGCCGCCCTGGTCTCGATCGGACTGCTCTCCTTCGCGGCGACGGCGCAGATTGCGCCGGCCTTCTTCGGCGGGCTGGTCTGGCGGCGCGGCACGGCGCTCGGCGCCGCGGCGGGCCTGACCATCGGCATCCTGGCCTGGACCTATACGCTCCTGCTGCCGAGCCTCGCTCATCCCGGCAGCCTCTGGGAGGCGCTGGTCACTGAAGGGCCATACGGCATCGCGGCGCTGCGGCCGGAAGCGCTGCTGGGGCTCGATCTGCCGGCTTTGCCGCATGGCGTGGTCTGGAGCCTGGGCCTCAACATCCTCGCCTATGTCGGCTTCTCGCTGCTGCGACCCGCCAATGCGATGGAGCGGCTGCAGGCCAACGCCTTCGTCGAGTCCGACAAGGCGACGATGGCGCAATCCTTCTCACTCTGGCGCTCCAGCGTCACGGAGGCCGAGTTGCAATCGACCATCGGCCGCTATCTCGGCCAGGAGCGGACGCAGCGCGCCTTCGAGGGGTTTGCGAGCGGACGCGGCGAGGCCCCCAACGCCAATCGCGAAGCCGATATCCATATGCTGCGCTTCGGCGAGCATCTGCTCTCCTCGGCGATCGGCGCTGCCTCCTCGCGCCTCGTGCTGTCGCTCCTGCTGCGGCGGCGCAACCTCTCGACGGAAGCCGCCTTCAAGCTGCTCGACGACGCTTCGGCCGCGCTGCAATACAACCGCGACATCCTCCAGCACGGGCTCGACCATGCCGGCCAGGGCATCACCGTGCTCGACCGGAACCTGCGCCTGCTCGCCTGGAACCAGGCCTTCATCCAGCTCTACGACCTGCCGCCCTCGCTGGTGCGCTTCGGCACCGGGCTCGACGAGGTCGTGCGCTACAATGCGGCGCGCGGCGCCTATGGCGACGGCCAGCAGGACGAGTTGATGGCGGCGCGGCTGGAGAGCTTCGTCAGGGATCGCGAGCCGGTGCGGCTCAAGCTCTACCCGTCCAAGAAGGTCATCGAAATCCGCTCCAACCCGCTGCCCGATGGCGGCCTGGTCACGACCTATACCGACATCACCCAGGAAGTGCAGGCGCATGAGGAGCTCGAGCGCACCAACGAGACCCTGGAGCGCCGCGTCGCCGAGCGCACCGAGGAGATCCTGCGGGTCAATACCGAATTGCAGCGCGCCAAGGCCGAGGCCGACGAAGCCAACGCCTCGAAGACCCGCTTTCTCGCCGCCGCGAGCCACGACATCCTGCAGCCGCTGAATGCGGCGAGACTCTACGCCACCTCGCTGGTCGAGCGCGACCGCGCCGCCGGCAGTCCCGACCTCGCCGAGAACATCGATGCTTCGCTCGACGCGGTCGAGGAAATCCTGACCGCGCTGCTCGAGATCTCGCGGCTCGACGGCGGTGCCTTGAAACCCGAGCTCACGGCCTTCCGCGTCGACGAATTGATGCGCCAGCTCCAGCGCGAATTCGAGCCGAGCGCGCAGGAGAAGGGCTTGAAGCTCGTCTTCATGCCGACGGCGCTGGCGCTACGCTCGGACCGGCGCTTGCTGCGCCGCCTGCTGCAGAACCTAGTCTCGAACGCGATCAAATACACACCCAACGGCAAGATCGTGGTCGGCTGCCGGCGGCGCGGCGCGCAGGTTTCGGTCGAGGTGCTCGATACCGGCCTCGGCATCCCGCAAAGCAAGCAGAAGACGGTGTTCCGCGAGTTCCAGCGGCTCGACCAGGGGGCGAAGGTAGCGCGCGGCCTGGGGCTTGGCCTCTCCATCGTCCAGCGCATCGCGCGCACGCTCGACCACAGGCTGACGCTGGTCTCGACGCCGGGACGCGGCACGCGCTTCTCGGTTCTGGTGCCGCGCGCCTCGCCGCTGCCGGCGATGTCGACCAGCGCCGCGCCGCGCCATGCGCCGGCAGGCCAGCTCGCCGGGCTGAAGCTGCTGGTGCTCGACAATGAACCGGCGATCCTCGACGGCATGAAGCAGTTGCTCGGCGGCTGGGGCTGCACGGTCACGATCGCGGCCAGCGTCGAGGAGGCCCAGCTGTCGCTACGCGCGCATGGCGACCCCGACGTGCTGATCGCCGACTACCATCTCGATCATGGCAACGGGCTGACCGCGATCAGCACGCTGCGCCAGCGCAGCAGCGCCGCCATGCCCGCGATCCTGCTGACGGCCGACCGCACACCGCAGGTGCGCGAGGCGGCCGCCGCGCTCGATGTCCACCTGCTGAACAAGCCGCTGAAGCCCGCCGCCCTGCGCGCGCTCCTGGCGCAGTGGCGAGCGACGCGGCTGGCGGCGGAGTAG
- a CDS encoding pyridoxal phosphate-dependent aminotransferase translates to MTTTTLPGASLIADLRPEARNAPESGIVEVVNHGRLKQGLIPLWVGEGDLPTPDFIARAANKSLADGETFYTWQRGIPELREALARYHTALYGQPFSSDRFFVTGSGMQSVQIAVRMIAGPGDELVIPTPAWPNFAAAIGIAGAKAVCVPMDLEHGRFNLDLDKLAAAITPRTRALVINSPANPTGWTATKAEMGALLALARKHGIWIIADEIYARFVYDGSPRAASFHDVMEPDDRVLFVQTFSKNWAMTGWRVGWIEAPAALGQVIENLIQYSTSGSPVFVQRAAIAALEEGEPFVAQQIARAAEGRKIISEGLLATNRVSLAAPDGAFYQFFSVDGRSDSRALAIELVDKANVGLAPGTAFGPGGETGLRLCFARKASDLVEVVARLQTALAAR, encoded by the coding sequence ATGACCACCACGACGTTGCCGGGCGCCAGCCTGATCGCCGATCTGAGGCCCGAAGCCCGCAACGCGCCCGAGAGCGGCATCGTCGAGGTGGTCAATCACGGCCGCCTCAAGCAGGGCTTGATCCCGCTCTGGGTCGGCGAGGGCGACCTTCCGACGCCCGATTTCATCGCGCGCGCCGCCAACAAGTCGCTGGCCGATGGCGAGACATTCTACACCTGGCAGCGTGGCATCCCCGAATTGCGCGAGGCGCTCGCCCGCTACCACACCGCGCTTTACGGCCAGCCCTTCTCCTCCGACCGCTTCTTCGTCACCGGCTCGGGCATGCAGTCGGTCCAGATCGCGGTCCGCATGATCGCCGGCCCCGGCGACGAACTGGTGATCCCGACCCCGGCCTGGCCGAACTTCGCCGCCGCGATCGGCATCGCCGGCGCCAAGGCCGTCTGCGTGCCGATGGATCTGGAGCATGGCCGCTTCAATCTCGATCTCGACAAGCTCGCCGCCGCGATCACGCCCAGGACCCGCGCTCTGGTGATCAACTCGCCGGCCAACCCCACCGGCTGGACCGCGACGAAGGCGGAGATGGGCGCGCTGCTTGCGCTCGCCCGCAAGCACGGCATCTGGATCATCGCCGACGAGATCTATGCCCGCTTCGTCTATGACGGCTCCCCGCGCGCCGCCTCGTTCCATGACGTGATGGAGCCCGACGACCGCGTCCTCTTCGTCCAGACCTTCTCGAAGAACTGGGCCATGACCGGCTGGCGCGTCGGCTGGATCGAGGCGCCCGCTGCGCTCGGCCAGGTCATCGAGAACCTGATCCAGTATTCGACCTCGGGCTCGCCGGTTTTCGTCCAGCGCGCGGCAATCGCCGCGCTCGAGGAGGGCGAACCCTTCGTCGCGCAGCAGATCGCGCGTGCCGCCGAAGGCCGCAAGATCATCTCCGAGGGCTTGCTGGCGACCAACCGGGTCTCGCTCGCGGCGCCCGATGGCGCCTTCTATCAGTTCTTCAGCGTCGATGGCCGCAGCGACTCGCGGGCGCTGGCGATCGAATTGGTCGACAAGGCCAATGTCGGCCTCGCGCCGGGAACCGCTTTCGGCCCGGGCGGCGAGACCGGCTTGCGGCTCTGCTTCGCGCGCAAGGCGTCCGACCTCGTCGAGGTCGTGGCGCGGCTCCAGACGGCGCTCGCCGCGCGCTAG
- a CDS encoding ABC transporter substrate-binding protein, translating to MFKRLAITAALALSMASAAQAESVVRYGISLADIPLTSGQPDRGAGAYKFTGYTLYDPLVAWEMDIADRPGKLVPGLATEWKVDANDQKKWLFTLREGVKFHDGSAFDANAVVWNLDKVLDEKAPHYDRRQAAQVKPRLPSIASYRAVDAKTVEITTKAVDSFFPYQMLWFLVSSPAQYEKLGKDWDKFALTPSGTGPFKLDKFVPRERAELVRNPDYWNKNRLAKVDRLILLPIPEVLARTNALITGQVDLIETPAPDTVPRLKQAGMRIVENVTPHVWNYHLSVAPGSPWTDLRLRKAMNLAIDRNGIVELLNGLAKPAVGQVDPASPWFGKPNFQIKYDPDAARKLLAEAGYSKDKPLKATFVIAQGGTGQMQSLPMNEFIQQNLRDVGIELDFKVVELEVLYTRWRKGAKDEMNADVTSNNIAYVTSDPLYAIIRFFHSNQVAPVGVNWGTWSSPAVDALLDEASKTFDVAKQDELLAKAHAQIVDDAVLVWVVHDTNPHVLSPKIKKFVLAQHWFQDLTTIGVD from the coding sequence ATGTTCAAACGCTTGGCAATCACAGCCGCCCTCGCCCTTTCCATGGCCAGCGCGGCGCAGGCGGAATCGGTCGTCCGCTACGGCATCTCGCTCGCCGACATCCCGCTGACCTCGGGCCAGCCCGATCGCGGCGCCGGAGCTTATAAATTTACCGGCTACACGCTCTACGACCCGCTCGTCGCCTGGGAGATGGACATCGCCGACAGGCCGGGCAAGCTCGTGCCCGGGCTCGCGACCGAGTGGAAGGTCGACGCCAACGACCAGAAGAAATGGCTCTTCACCCTGCGCGAGGGCGTGAAATTCCATGATGGCAGCGCCTTCGATGCCAACGCCGTGGTCTGGAACCTCGACAAGGTCCTGGACGAGAAAGCCCCGCATTACGACCGCCGCCAGGCCGCCCAGGTCAAGCCGCGCCTGCCGTCGATCGCGAGCTACCGGGCGGTCGATGCGAAGACCGTCGAGATCACCACCAAGGCGGTCGACTCGTTCTTCCCCTATCAGATGCTCTGGTTCCTGGTTTCGAGCCCGGCGCAATATGAGAAGCTCGGCAAGGACTGGGACAAGTTCGCGCTGACGCCCTCGGGCACCGGCCCGTTCAAGCTCGATAAATTCGTGCCGCGCGAGCGCGCCGAGCTCGTCCGGAACCCGGATTACTGGAACAAGAACCGCCTCGCCAAGGTCGACCGCCTGATCCTTCTGCCGATCCCGGAGGTGCTGGCGCGCACCAATGCGCTGATCACCGGCCAGGTCGACCTGATCGAGACGCCGGCGCCCGACACCGTGCCGCGCCTCAAGCAGGCCGGCATGAGGATCGTCGAGAACGTCACGCCCCATGTCTGGAACTACCATCTCAGCGTGGCGCCAGGCTCGCCCTGGACGGATCTGCGCCTGCGCAAGGCGATGAACCTCGCCATCGACCGCAACGGCATCGTCGAATTGCTCAACGGCCTCGCCAAGCCGGCGGTCGGCCAGGTCGATCCGGCGAGCCCCTGGTTCGGCAAGCCGAATTTCCAGATCAAATACGATCCCGATGCCGCCAGGAAGCTGCTGGCCGAGGCCGGCTATTCCAAGGATAAGCCGCTGAAGGCGACCTTCGTCATCGCCCAGGGCGGCACCGGGCAGATGCAGTCGCTGCCGATGAACGAGTTCATCCAGCAGAACCTCAGGGATGTCGGCATCGAGCTCGACTTCAAGGTCGTCGAGCTCGAGGTGCTCTATACGCGCTGGCGCAAGGGCGCGAAGGACGAGATGAACGCCGATGTGACCTCGAACAACATCGCCTATGTCACCTCCGACCCGCTCTACGCGATCATCCGCTTCTTCCACTCCAACCAGGTTGCGCCGGTCGGCGTGAACTGGGGAACGTGGTCGAGCCCGGCGGTCGACGCCTTGCTGGACGAGGCCAGCAAGACCTTCGACGTCGCCAAGCAGGATGAATTGCTGGCCAAGGCCCATGCCCAGATCGTCGACGACGCCGTGCTGGTCTGGGTGGTGCACGACACCAACCCGCATGTGCTGTCCCCGAAGATCAAGAAGTTCGTGCTGGCCCAGCACTGGTTCCAGGACCTGACCACGATCGGGGTGGATTGA
- a CDS encoding thioesterase family protein, which produces MNLWFRLLWLLATTAFRPKLKPLEAPSLLAFRVWPLDLDTSLHMNNGRYWTLMDLGRTDLMLRTGLWRAVLRHRWVPVVNAGTIRFRRELRLFKPFRLETAILCWSDSWLVMQHRVLSRARDGSEIVAAVALVRAALYDRTSKSYVPVATLMAEIGVGATSPEPSPEVAAFLASEEAMRQAGSSGR; this is translated from the coding sequence ATGAATCTCTGGTTCCGCCTGCTCTGGCTTCTCGCGACCACGGCGTTCCGCCCGAAGCTCAAGCCGTTGGAGGCGCCCTCGCTGCTGGCCTTCCGGGTCTGGCCGCTTGATCTCGACACCAGCCTGCACATGAATAATGGCCGGTACTGGACCCTGATGGATCTCGGCCGCACCGACCTGATGCTGCGCACCGGCTTGTGGCGCGCGGTGCTGCGCCATCGCTGGGTGCCGGTGGTGAATGCGGGCACCATCCGGTTCCGCCGGGAATTGCGATTGTTCAAGCCCTTCCGGCTTGAGACGGCGATCCTGTGCTGGAGCGATAGCTGGCTGGTGATGCAGCATCGCGTGCTGAGCCGGGCGCGTGACGGCAGCGAGATCGTTGCAGCCGTCGCGCTCGTCCGCGCCGCGCTCTACGACCGCACCAGCAAGAGCTATGTGCCCGTCGCGACGCTGATGGCGGAGATCGGCGTCGGGGCGACGAGCCCGGAGCCGAGTCCAGAGGTCGCAGCCTTCCTGGCCTCGGAAGAGGCGATGCGGCAGGCGGGCTCCTCGGGGCGCTGA
- the mscL gene encoding large conductance mechanosensitive channel protein MscL: MLEEFKKFALKGNVVDLAIGVIIGAAFGKIVDSLVSDVIMPFIGALGGVDFSNYFIGLNKAVTSPILVEAKKQGAVFAYGSFVTVAINFLIIAFVLFLVVRGINRLQRTKATEPAPPAPPAEDIVLLAEIRDLLKKKSA, from the coding sequence ATGCTTGAGGAATTCAAGAAATTCGCACTGAAGGGCAATGTCGTCGATCTCGCCATCGGCGTGATCATCGGCGCGGCTTTCGGCAAGATCGTCGATTCGCTGGTCAGCGACGTGATCATGCCTTTCATCGGGGCGCTTGGCGGCGTCGATTTCTCGAACTACTTCATCGGCCTCAACAAGGCCGTGACCTCTCCCATCCTCGTCGAGGCCAAGAAGCAGGGCGCGGTCTTCGCCTATGGTTCGTTCGTGACCGTGGCGATCAATTTCCTGATCATCGCCTTCGTGCTGTTCCTGGTCGTGCGGGGCATCAACAGGCTGCAGCGCACGAAGGCCACCGAGCCGGCGCCGCCCGCTCCCCCGGCCGAGGATATCGTCCTGCTCGCCGAAATCCGCGACCTCTTGAAGAAGAAGTCGGCCTGA
- a CDS encoding SMP-30/gluconolactonase/LRE family protein: MFGVLEGTGVTVLDPRFHRIVPGSARVERLWTGARWSEGPAWFPAHHMLVWSDIPNDRMLRYDALTGQVGVFRQPARNSNGNTVDREGRLVTCEHGGRQVTRTEHDGSVTVLASHFDGKRLNSPNDVVVKSDGSIWFTDPDYGILTDYEGNASDSEIGRCNVYRIDPHSGAVTIVTDDFVKPNGLAFSLDESILYIADTGASHDPANGPRHIRACRLGADGATLGRSEIFATCTAGLFDGFRLDATGRIWTSAADGVHIYHPDGTLIGKVAIPETVANVAWGGPKLNRLFICGTTSLYAVMTHTNGAR, from the coding sequence ATGTTCGGCGTTCTCGAAGGCACCGGCGTCACGGTGCTCGACCCGCGTTTTCACCGCATCGTCCCCGGCTCCGCCCGCGTCGAGCGGCTCTGGACCGGCGCGCGCTGGTCGGAAGGGCCGGCCTGGTTCCCCGCCCACCACATGCTGGTCTGGTCCGACATCCCCAATGACCGGATGCTGCGCTACGACGCGCTGACCGGCCAGGTCGGCGTCTTCCGCCAGCCGGCCCGGAACTCCAACGGCAACACGGTCGATCGCGAGGGCCGGCTCGTGACCTGCGAGCATGGCGGGCGGCAGGTGACGCGCACCGAGCATGACGGCTCCGTCACCGTGCTGGCGAGCCATTTCGACGGCAAGCGGCTGAACTCGCCCAATGACGTCGTGGTCAAGTCGGACGGCTCGATCTGGTTCACCGACCCCGATTACGGCATCCTCACCGATTACGAGGGCAACGCATCCGACAGCGAGATCGGGCGTTGCAATGTCTACCGCATCGACCCGCACTCAGGCGCCGTGACCATCGTCACCGATGATTTCGTCAAGCCCAACGGCCTCGCCTTCTCCCTCGACGAAAGCATCCTCTACATCGCCGATACCGGCGCGAGCCATGATCCCGCCAACGGCCCGCGCCATATCCGCGCCTGCCGGCTCGGCGCGGATGGCGCGACGCTCGGGCGCTCCGAGATCTTCGCAACCTGCACGGCCGGCCTGTTCGACGGTTTCCGGCTCGATGCGACCGGCCGGATCTGGACCAGCGCGGCCGATGGCGTGCACATCTACCACCCTGACGGCACGCTGATCGGCAAGGTCGCGATCCCCGAGACCGTCGCCAACGTCGCCTGGGGCGGCCCCAAGCTCAACCGCCTGTTCATCTGCGGCACGACCTCGCTCTATGCGGTGATGACGCACACCAACGGCGCGCGCTGA